One Manihot esculenta cultivar AM560-2 chromosome 6, M.esculenta_v8, whole genome shotgun sequence DNA segment encodes these proteins:
- the LOC110617538 gene encoding protein FRIGIDA, with amino-acid sequence MARTPLAMSAIFNSTAHAPSLVHVKLEQQSTLTPPQDQSAPPQPQVKRDPEEPLIVSLQALGENQSKEDEQKGENLSKSIDELCNLSAAVNEFYSRYQELQNHLDFIQSAIDAHSKNQQQPEVIRLETMHPPLLTPIFTEKQTTETATTSSAPAKSELLLLCEMMCGKDLRRYITSHLTNIRKLRAEVPSAIKCAPNPAKLVLDCIGRFYLQGSKAYTKNSPMIPGRKASILALEFFLLIIDSGIEFDSALKQEAEQAALAWRKRLIAEGGLAKASDIDARGLLLFVGCYGIPKAFTNEDVWDLVRLSNSKQIADALRRSQLLVARVSDILERMMNNGMKIEAVDVAYSFGIEDKFPPQKLLNSFLRDTNEASKRRKREANNSPILLKEANEKQLAALKSVIKLLEDRKLDPVKLLPGWQLREMRDKLEKEIADLNKKMEDKVTPKRKADGNEFSNHLKSQETKRSRFAGSPLISSPGIGLHEQRAATHVDGSGLYNASLRMNLLDGGYSGHVNNPSVAGSLLYGSGVGSLSEHVLGTLAGGGTIMHGTGVGLSTAYSIPSNSSFAGVHREMLVDRSGQIMGSSGPAYGWHGVGDAALIDRSRVQSFVHQPASGLFGPSPSIEGFVGLTNSPPTGAAKRSSTSDLYRFADAVM; translated from the exons ATGGCGAGAACTCCTTTGGCAATGTCCGCCATCTTCAATTCCACCGCCCACGCACCTTCCCTCGTCCACGTTAAACTGGAACAGCAATCCACTTTAACACCGCCGCAAGACCAGTCGGCGCCACCACAACCTCAGGTCAAACGCGATCCAGAAGAGCCCCTGATTGTTTCTCTTCAGGCACTTGGCGAAAACCAATCCAAAGAGGATGAACAAAAGGGAGAAAATTTGTCTAAATCGATTGACGAACTCTGCAATCTCTCCGCTGCCGTTAACGAATTTTATAGTAGATACCAGGAATTACAAAACCACCTTGATTTCATCCAGAGCGCCATCGATGCCCACTCCAAAAATCAGCAACAGCCGGAAGTAATTCGCTTGGAGACCATGCACCCTCCCTTGCTAACACCAATTTTCACGGAGAAACAAACAACAGAAACAGCCACAACAAGTTCTGCACCAGCCAAGTCGGAGCTTTTACTTCTCTGCGAGATGATGTGTGGCAAAGACCTCCGTAGATATATTACCTCGCATCTAACCAATATCCGGAAGCTTCGAGCTGAAGTTCCTTCCGCTATTAAATGCGCGCCGAATCCGGCCAAGCTAGTGCTGGATTGTATCGGGCGTTTTTATCTGCAGGGAAGCAAGGCATACACCAAGAATTCTCCCATGATTCCTGGGAGAAAAGCTAGCATTTTAGCTTTGGAATTCTTTTTGCTAATAATTGACAGTGGCATTGAGTTTGACTCCGCCTTGAAGCAGGAGGCGGAGCAGGCTGCGCTGGCTTGGAGAAAGAGGCTTATAGCTGAAGGTGGCCTGGCGAAAGCCAGCGACATTGATGCAAGGGGTTTGCTTCTGTTCGTTGGTTGTTATGGGATCCCAAAGGCCTTTACGAATGAGGATGTTTGGGATTTGGTTCGCTTGAGTAATTCAAAGCAGATTGCGGATGCCCTTCGAAGATCTCAACTTCTTGTTGCCAGGGTCTCAG ATATTCTAGAGAGAATGATGAACAATGGAATGAAAATTGAAGCTGTTGATGTAGCTTATAGTTTTGGTATTGAGGATAAGTTTCCACCTCAGAAACTTCTAAATTCATTCCTTCGAGATACTAACGAAGCATCAAAGAGGAGAAAGAGGGAAGCAAATAATTCACCCATCTTACTG AAGGAAGCAAATGAGAAGCAATTGGCTGCCTTAAAATCTGTGATAAAGCTACTTGAAGACCGCAAGCTTGATCCAGTAAAGCTTCTTCCTGGATGGCAACTTAGGGAAATGAGGGACAAGTTAGAGAAAGAAATTGCTGACCTCAATAAAAAGATGGAAGATAAGGTGACACCAAAAAGAAAAGCAGATGGGAATGAGTTCTCAAATCACTTGAAGAGTCAAGAAACGAAGCGTTCCCGATTTGCAGGTTCACCTCTGATATCCTCTCCAGGCATTGGGTTGCATGAACAAAGGGCTGCTACTCATGTGGATGGCAGTGGCTTATACAACGCTTCCCTAAGAATGAACTTGTTGGATGGTGGATATTCTGGTCATGTCAATAATCCTTCTGTAGCTGGATCTTTGTTGTATGGATCTGGTGTGGGGTCTTTGTCTGAACATGTCCTTGGCACATTGGCAGGAGGTGGGACTATAATGCATGGGACTGGAGTGGGTCTCTCAACTGCATACAGTATTCCATCCAACAGTTCATTTGCTGGAGTTCACAGGGAGATGCTTGTTGATAGGAGTGGGCAAATAATGGGTAGCAGTGGTCCAGCATATGGATGGCATGGTGTTGGGGATGCTGCCCTTATTGATAGGTCTCGGGTGCAAAGCTTTGTTCATCAGCCTGCGTCGGGATTGTTTGGGCCATCACCATCAATAGAGGGTTTTGTAGGTCTAACAAATTCTCCACCTACTGGTGCTGCTAAGAGGAGCTCAACCTCTGATCTATATCGGTTTGCTGATGCTGTTATGTGA